The Nesterenkonia xinjiangensis genome contains a region encoding:
- a CDS encoding CNNM domain-containing protein — MEWILLGVGLLLILGTGFFVAVEFSLVALDQPTVQRAIDRGDRRAIPLMRCLKSLSTQLSSCQLGITLTTLLTGYVAEPALGALVAGPLEALGVPDQATGAVSLTVAMVIATLVTMLIGELVPKNLAIAEAFHIGRALARPQLVFTALFRPLIVVLNGFSNQVLHRFGLEVKEELSGARTPEELSSMVRRSAMLGTLDEGTAAYLDRTLRFSERTAADVMTPRPRMITVEAEAPLTELIDVARRTGHSRFPVLGESVDEVRGVAHLKKAVAVPRAKREGLVAATVMSEITRIPETIHLDALLSVLREAPLQVAVVVDEYGGTAGVVTLEDLIEEIVGEVADEHDRLTPGVLQAATGDWYFPGLLRPDEINAQILELDIPEDSAYETVAGFLLDRLGRIAAVGDEVEVQGGLLAVVGVDGRRIDRVRFTPDPEARRLAAEAAAARAHRAAAERAEHIRAAADRNGGEHR; from the coding sequence GTGGAATGGATTCTCCTGGGCGTCGGACTCCTGCTGATCCTCGGCACCGGATTCTTCGTCGCCGTCGAATTCTCCCTCGTGGCCCTCGACCAGCCCACCGTCCAGCGTGCGATCGACCGCGGCGACCGTCGCGCGATTCCGCTGATGCGTTGTCTGAAGTCGTTGTCCACGCAGCTCTCCAGCTGCCAGCTGGGCATCACGCTGACCACCCTGCTCACCGGATACGTCGCCGAGCCGGCGTTGGGTGCGCTCGTCGCGGGGCCCCTCGAGGCGCTCGGTGTGCCGGACCAGGCCACCGGGGCGGTCTCGCTGACGGTGGCGATGGTCATCGCCACGCTGGTGACCATGCTCATCGGTGAGCTGGTGCCGAAGAACCTCGCCATCGCCGAGGCCTTCCACATCGGTCGCGCGCTCGCCCGTCCGCAGCTGGTCTTCACCGCGCTGTTCCGTCCGCTGATCGTCGTGCTCAACGGCTTCTCCAACCAGGTCCTCCACCGTTTCGGCTTGGAGGTCAAGGAGGAGCTCTCCGGCGCCCGGACCCCGGAGGAGCTGTCGTCGATGGTGCGTCGCTCGGCGATGCTCGGCACCCTCGACGAGGGCACCGCCGCGTATCTCGACCGCACTCTGCGGTTCTCCGAGCGCACTGCCGCCGATGTCATGACGCCGCGGCCACGGATGATCACCGTCGAGGCCGAGGCTCCGCTGACCGAGCTGATCGACGTCGCCCGCCGGACCGGCCACTCGCGTTTCCCCGTGCTGGGGGAGTCGGTGGACGAGGTCCGCGGGGTCGCACACCTGAAGAAGGCGGTGGCCGTCCCGCGTGCCAAGCGGGAGGGACTCGTGGCCGCCACCGTGATGAGCGAGATCACCCGGATCCCCGAGACCATCCATCTCGACGCGCTGCTCTCCGTGCTGCGAGAGGCGCCGCTGCAGGTGGCGGTGGTGGTCGACGAGTATGGCGGCACCGCCGGAGTGGTCACGCTGGAGGACCTCATCGAAGAGATCGTCGGAGAGGTCGCCGACGAGCACGATCGGCTCACCCCCGGAGTGCTCCAGGCCGCGACCGGAGACTGGTACTTCCCGGGGCTCCTGCGCCCTGACGAGATCAACGCCCAGATCCTGGAGCTGGACATCCCGGAGGACTCCGCCTACGAGACCGTGGCCGGCTTCCTGCTGGACCGGCTGGGCCGGATCGCCGCCGTCGGCGACGAGGTCGAGGTCCAGGGCGGGCTGCTGGCAGTGGTCGGCGTCGACGGCCGGCGCATCGACAGGGTCCGTTTCACCCCTGATCCTGAGGCGCGCCGTCTCGCCGCGGAGGCCGCCGCAGCGCGCGCGCATCGCGCCGCGGCGGAGCGTGCGGAGCACATCCGCGCCGCCGCAGACCGCAATGGGGGTGAGCACCGATGA
- a CDS encoding metal ABC transporter solute-binding protein, Zn/Mn family → MSEIALTPAGPAADSRQGTGRRPPWVRALGLLGALGLGLTACGEGEAGAGEDAGAVDGEDTGLVIVASTDVYADLAEKIVGDTAEVDAMVDNPAMDPHSYEATPQDRLLIEQADVVIANGGGYDPFITRLASSADKDDLVFQILDGENHHSHEWTGSYENEHVWYDLALMADFAHEFGEHMGDLAPENADLYTESAEQLAGQIEELDERNRAVDAEGLAYLATEPVSQFLLLDAGFEDLTEEQFLAAVEHGDDVAPRLYQDALDIATSDDIDMLAYNEQTETNQSQQIRRAAEDAGVPVLEFSETLPEDTDDFLEWMDRNIDEVEEIVEAGRG, encoded by the coding sequence ATGTCCGAGATCGCTCTCACTCCTGCTGGACCTGCCGCCGACTCCCGTCAGGGGACCGGCCGTCGGCCACCGTGGGTGCGGGCTCTCGGACTGTTGGGGGCTCTCGGGCTGGGCCTGACGGCCTGCGGCGAGGGAGAGGCCGGCGCAGGGGAGGACGCCGGGGCGGTCGACGGCGAGGACACCGGCCTGGTCATCGTCGCCTCCACCGATGTCTACGCGGATCTCGCCGAGAAGATCGTGGGTGACACCGCTGAGGTGGATGCGATGGTCGACAACCCGGCGATGGACCCGCACTCCTACGAGGCCACCCCGCAGGACCGTCTGCTCATCGAGCAGGCCGACGTGGTGATCGCCAACGGCGGCGGCTATGACCCGTTCATCACGCGCCTGGCCTCGTCGGCGGACAAGGATGACCTCGTCTTCCAGATCCTCGACGGGGAGAACCACCATTCGCACGAGTGGACGGGCAGCTATGAGAACGAGCACGTCTGGTACGACCTCGCTCTGATGGCTGACTTCGCCCATGAGTTCGGCGAGCACATGGGCGACCTCGCCCCGGAGAACGCGGACCTCTACACGGAGAGCGCGGAGCAGCTTGCCGGGCAGATCGAGGAGCTCGACGAGCGCAACCGCGCCGTGGACGCCGAAGGCCTCGCCTACCTGGCGACCGAGCCGGTCTCCCAGTTCCTGCTGCTCGACGCCGGCTTCGAGGACCTCACGGAGGAGCAGTTCCTGGCAGCGGTGGAGCATGGCGACGATGTCGCTCCCCGGCTCTATCAGGACGCCCTGGACATCGCCACGAGCGATGACATCGACATGCTGGCCTACAACGAGCAGACTGAGACCAACCAGTCCCAGCAGATCCGTCGAGCCGCTGAGGACGCCGGCGTCCCGGTCCTGG
- a CDS encoding hemolysin family protein — protein sequence MMADVMGIVWLVVLLAGNAFFVAGEFAVMSARRSQIEPKAEAGSTAARTALYAMEHVSQMLAIAQLGITVCSLLILQVSEPAIHHLLTEPLTMVGLNATAASVTAFLVALALVSFLHVTLGEMVPKNFAVSVADRAVLMLAPPMVVLYKVLKPVILLLNHAANAVLRLFRVTPRDEVVSTFTLEEMQSIVAESTRGGTVHDDAGVIAGALEFGDYTADSVMVPVEDVVTVPGGVTPRQVEKAVGRTGFSRFVVLDEEGALAGYVHLKDVMSLPESQVGEPIPVTAVRSLGNMACEDEIEDCLAQMQRTGSHLARVIDAEGVTRGILFLEDVLEVLVGEIHDATQAQDSRRRHRVGEEA from the coding sequence ATGATGGCCGATGTGATGGGCATCGTCTGGCTCGTCGTGCTCCTGGCCGGCAACGCCTTCTTCGTGGCGGGTGAGTTCGCCGTCATGAGCGCCCGGCGCAGTCAGATCGAGCCGAAGGCCGAGGCGGGCTCCACCGCCGCTCGCACCGCGCTCTACGCCATGGAGCATGTCTCCCAGATGCTGGCGATCGCCCAGCTGGGCATCACCGTGTGCTCGCTGCTGATCCTGCAGGTCTCCGAGCCGGCGATCCACCATCTGCTCACCGAGCCGCTGACCATGGTCGGGCTGAACGCCACAGCAGCCTCGGTCACCGCCTTCCTCGTGGCGCTGGCGCTGGTCTCGTTCCTGCACGTCACGCTCGGCGAGATGGTGCCGAAGAACTTCGCAGTCTCGGTGGCCGACCGGGCTGTGCTGATGCTGGCGCCGCCGATGGTCGTGCTCTACAAGGTCCTGAAGCCTGTCATCCTGCTGCTCAACCATGCGGCCAATGCGGTGCTCCGGCTCTTCCGCGTCACACCGCGCGACGAGGTGGTCTCGACCTTCACCCTGGAGGAGATGCAGTCCATCGTGGCGGAGTCCACCCGTGGCGGCACGGTGCACGACGACGCAGGGGTGATCGCCGGGGCGCTGGAGTTCGGTGATTACACCGCCGATTCGGTGATGGTGCCGGTGGAGGACGTCGTGACGGTCCCGGGCGGCGTCACCCCGAGACAGGTGGAGAAGGCCGTGGGACGCACCGGTTTCTCACGCTTTGTCGTCCTGGACGAGGAGGGGGCGCTGGCCGGCTATGTCCATCTGAAGGATGTGATGAGCCTGCCGGAGTCCCAGGTCGGTGAGCCGATCCCGGTCACCGCGGTGCGTTCGCTGGGCAACATGGCCTGCGAGGACGAGATCGAGGACTGTCTGGCGCAGATGCAGCGCACCGGCTCCCACCTGGCCCGTGTGATCGATGCAGAGGGGGTGACGCGCGGGATCCTCTTCCTCGAGGATGTCCTGGAGGTCCTCGTGGGGGAGATCCACGATGCCACGCAGGCGCAGGACTCGCGTCGGCGTCACCGGGTCGGGGAGGAGGCCTGA